A single window of Nasonia vitripennis strain AsymCx chromosome 4, Nvit_psr_1.1, whole genome shotgun sequence DNA harbors:
- the LOC100117732 gene encoding mitochondrial inner membrane protein OXA1L: MFSRTFLSVSYRVSSKSTFIVQNVTCHRSLHVACRNLRRDLVIGSRQSLKHRSPVLTATFVRYIGESSTANATLKTENVAAMSTSEGAAVQATDASQVDNLIAQIPEPPTPIVQEVIEAVTGEPTLQSLGLGGWSPAGLVQQYLDFLHVSVDLPWWATILITTMCVRTLLLPVVIKIQRFAARMHNIQPQIQYLQSQLSEARKMGDRLEAARLSHELYEFMKQKGVSPIKNAALPLLQAPVFLSFFWALKGMVQAPVESMKEGGLWWFTDLTVPDPYYLLPIITSMTLAATIEMGTDAVRVQSLGLMRYVIRASPYIMFPFIMKFEGAILCYWVSTNMFSLVQVSILRIPKVREFFKIPATINHDPKKLPVSKKNFVEGFKDSWTNLKVARELNARDMYDENMFEKAGKGAVPKTFKYDPTKRHPVTNTILSKKRD; the protein is encoded by the exons ATGTTCTCGCGGACGTTTCTAAGCGTCAGCTATAGAGTCTCGTCCAAATCAACGTTTATTGTACAA AATGTCACATGCCACAGATCTTTACATGTGGCCTGTCGGAACCTCAGGAGGGACCTTGTCATAGGTTCACGACAGAGTCTCAAACATAGGAGTCCTGTACTGACAGCAACGTTTGTTCGGTACATCGGGGAGTCCTCTACAGCAAATGCCACTCTAAAGACTGAAAATGTAGCTGCTATGAGTACAT CGGAAGGAGCTGCTGTTCAGGCTACAG ATGCATCACAAGTGGATAACCTTATTGCACAAATTCCTG AGCCTCCCACACCGATTGTACAGGAAGTCATTGAAGCCGTGACAGGAGAACCAACTCTCCAAAGTCTAGGCCTTGGAGGCTGGTCACCAGCAGGACTAGTTCAACAATACTTGGATTTCTTACACGTATCTGTTGATTTACCTTGGTGGGCTACAATTCTCATCA CTACTATGTGTGTTAGGACACTATTGCTTCCAGTAGTCATAAAAATCCAGAGATTCGCAGCAAGAATGCACAATATACAGCCACAAATACAATATTTGCAAAGTCAGTTGTCTGAAGCACGTAAGATGGGCGATCGCTTAGAAG CTGCTAGATTAAGTCATGAACTCTATGAATTCATGAAGCAGAAAGGAGTAAGTCCTATAAAAAATGCTGCTTTGCCATTATTGCAG GCACCAGTTTTCTTATCATTCTTCTGGGCCCTGAAAGGAATGGTACAAGCACCAGTTGAAAGCATGAAAGAAGGCGGTCTATGGTGGTTTACTGACCTAACAGTTCCAGATCCTTACTACCTGTTACCTATTATTACAAGTATGACATTAGCTGCTACTATTGAAATGGGTACAGATGCAGTAAGGGTTCAATCATTAGGTCTTATGAGATATGTCATTCGGGCATCACCTTATATTATGTTTCCATTCATTATGAAATTTGAAGGG GCCATTCTTTGTTATTGGGTTTCAACAAACATGTTTTCATTGGTTCAAGTTAGCATACTGAGAATACCCAAAGTTAGGGAATTCTTCAAAATACCGGCAACGATAAATCACGATCCGAAAAAATTGCCGGTTTCAAAGAAGAACTTTGTAGAAGGATTCAAGGATT cgTGGACGAACTTGAAAGTAGCGAGAGAACTAAATGCGCGCGACATGTATGACGAAAACATGTTTGAAAAAGCTGGAAAAGGAGCAGTGCCAAAAACGTTTAAATATGACCCAACGAAAAGGCATCCAGTGACAAATACCATTCTTTCAAAGAAAAGGGACTAG
- the LOC100113668 gene encoding MIP18 family protein galla-2 yields MSKVLENPTPKIYPTLEEKIADGECEEKVTRNPDEFDARGIFELLRNINDPEHPLTLEQLNVVQQNLIEVDNESNEINVQFTPTIPHCSMATLIGLSIRTQLLRTIPPRFKVSVTITPGTHTAETAVNKQLADKERVAAALENQFLLTVIDQCLENAVQT; encoded by the exons ATGAGTAAGGTTTTGGAAAATCCTACTCCAAAAATCTACCCGACGTTGGAAGAAAAAATCGCCGACGGAGAATGTGAAGAAAAAGTGACCCGTAATCCCGACGAATTCGATGCTCGTGGAATCTTTG AACTATTACGAAATATAAACGATCCCGAGCATCCATTGACGCTCGAGCAGTTAAATGTTGTCCAGCAGAATTTAATAGAA GTCGACAATGAAAGCAATGAAATCAATGTCCAATTCACTCCAACAATACCACACTGTAGCATGGCCACATTGATAGGTTTGTCGATAAGAACACAACTATTGCGGACTATTCCTCCTAGGTTTAAAGTTAGTGTTACCATTACCCCAGGAACACATACAGCAGAAactgctgtaaataagcaatTGGCTGACAAAGAAAGAGTAGCTGCTGCGTTAGAGAACCAATTTCTGTTGACTGTTATTGACCAGTGTCTAGAAAATGCTGTACAGACGTAA